From a single Cryptococcus neoformans var. neoformans B-3501A chromosome 3, whole genome shotgun sequence genomic region:
- a CDS encoding hypothetical protein (HMMPfam hit to Rap_GAP, Rap/ran-GAP, score: 101.8, E(): 1.7e-27): protein MCLESNTIVAKPCIQALTLCVFELEQSIAKRLLPIISKMRDINLTSGIAVHLLEFILALGDHQSLFRNFTDAHYKDVFTLVIDYIAEHNARSDELPDMTSDKRESYTLSQHVIGLAYHAIYVWYLALKLSLRPDLVRHIITKLLQSRSIRVATDEMVEVCLDWLARYTYGNPDPKPASSLLNEMVAHESGESDPPKKKSWSLGNAILTITLHAGSGWASITSIRPTGATELIARLENLPLSEIDDDGLDLFLLPKLLMENRGFIMKDEEQATLQQLFMPMSISPDSAGSSTPSQRRKEVAVDPAYFAIQLLSYPADSLDSIHGRPIPNEERFNRSLRNIELTPVIDTAKLGVLYVAPGQTDEHDILANIEGSSFYREFLAGLGTLIKLKGQVDVFTGGLNREDDSDGEYAYAWWNDLIQTVFHAATMMPNHAHDPKFDKKKRLIGNDFVKIIYNDSGRDYKFDTLKTAFNFINIVISPHTMPETYTPKCSVEMTPPESILGVRTRDDYFKVIVQRAPGIPDFSPVGKLKILSKETLPGFVRHVALMANDMAARFSHIRNASDPTEAEYITSWRSRLRAMNRLKGGLPPVEAKIDSEDEKKREEMLQDFTKLLSEQPIADPDQ, encoded by the exons ATGTGTTTGGAGTCCAACACCATCGTCGCGAAGCCTTGTATCCAAGCTCTCACGTTGTGTGtctttgagcttgagcaaTCCATTGCCAAGCGATTGTTACCGATTATCAGCAAGATGCGCGATATCAATTTAACATCCGGTATCGCTGTACATCTCCTCGAATTCATTCTTGCTCTAGGCGATCATCAATCTCTCTTCCGCAACTTTACAGATGCGCATTACAAAGACGTCTTTACCCTTGTTATCGATTATATCGCAGAACACAATGCCCGTTCAGATGAGCTGCCAGATATGACATCGGATAAACGTGAGAGCTATACCCTCTCTCAGCACGTAATTGGTCTTGCCTATCACGCTATCTACGTATGGTATCTCGCTCTCAAGTTATCTCTTCGACCAGACCTCGTCAGACATATTATAACCAAGCTACTCCAGAGCAGATCTATTCGCGTGGCGACTGACGAAATGGTTGAAGTGTGTCTTGACTGGCTTGCGAGGTATACCTATGGTAATCCCGACCCGAAGCCGGCTTCGAGTTTGTTGAATGAAATGGTGGCGCATGAATCAGGAGAATCGGACCCTCCTAAGAAAAAGAGTTGGTCGTTGGGCAATGCCATATTGACAATCACTTTGCATGCTGGCAGCGGTTGGGCTAGCATCACTTCCATAAGGCCCACGGGGGCCACCGAGCTTATTGCGAGATTGGAAAATTTACCGCTTTCGGAGATCGATGATGACGGACTAGATCTTTTCTTGTTGCCCAAGTTGCTGATGGAAAACAGAGGGTTTATTAtgaaagacgaagaacagGCC ACACTGCAACAGCTTTTCATGCCTATGTCAATTTCTCCCGATTCCGCAGGCTCTTCTACCCCTTCTCAACGCCGCAAAGAAGTTGCCGTCGACCCCGCCTATTTTGCGATCCAACTTTTATCATACCCCGCGGATAGCCTCGACTCCATACATGGTCGTCCAATCCCGAACGAAGAGCGGTTCAACCGTTCGCTCCGCAACATTGAGTTGACGCCAGTCATCGATACTGCCAAACTGGGTGTCCTCTATGTGGCTCCTGGTCAGACAGACGAACACGATATCCTTGCAAACATTGAGGGGTCTTCGTTCTACCGCGAATTCCTTGCGGGATTGGGAACGCTTATCAAGCTGAAGGGTCAAGTCGACGTTTTCACTGGTGGTCTCAACCGCGAAGATGACTCTGACGGAGAGTATGCTTATGCATGGTGGAACGACCTTATCCAGACTGTCTTCCACGCGGCTACAATGATGCCCAACCATGCACACGACCCCAAAtttgacaagaagaagcgttTGATTGGCAATGACTTTGTCAAAATCATCTACAATGATTCCGGCAGGGATTACAAGTTCGATACGCTCAAGACTGCGTTCAACTTTATCAATATCGTCATTTCTCCGCATACCATGCCAGAGACATACACCCCCAAGTGTTCTGTTGAAATGACGCCCCCTGAAAGCATTTTGGGCGTCCGCACGAGGGATGACTACTTCAAGGTCATCGTCCAACGAGCTCCCGGTATCCCTGATTTCAGCCCTGTGGGTAAATTGAAGATATTGTCAAAAGAGACGTTACCCGGGTTCGTGAGGCATGTGGCGTTGATGGCGAATGATATGGCCGCCAGGTTCTCCCATATAAGGAATGCTAGTGATCCAACGGAAGCAGAGTATATTACCAGTTGGCGAAGTCGTTTGAGAGCGATGAATAGATTGAAGGGAGG CCTCCCCCCTGTAGAAGCCAAAATCGATTCGGAGgacgaaaagaagagagaagaaatgcTGCAAGA CTTTACAAAATTGCTGTCCGAGCAACCTATAGCAGACCCAGATCAGTGA